In Trifolium pratense cultivar HEN17-A07 linkage group LG7, ARS_RC_1.1, whole genome shotgun sequence, a genomic segment contains:
- the LOC123893993 gene encoding BURP domain protein RD22-like gives KLFIYNNYADWMEDKSTNVNVGKGGVSVHTSKEKHKGTSVNVGKGGVNVHAGKGTNVNVGGGGGGVSVSAGHKRKEKPVTVTVGSYSPFAYRYAATETQIHDDHKTTLFFLENNLHPGTRMHLNFIKSSNEATFIPRQVADATPFSSDKLNDIFNEFSVEPESEEAHIMKNTIKECEDASIEGEEKYCATSLESMVDFSTLKLGKSVKVVSTVVEKKNIGLQKYTVKSGVKKLASGDKIVVCHKQNYPYAIFYCHKTENTRAYFVPLETDNGIRVKAVVVCHTNTSKWNPKHIAFQVLKIKPGTIPICHFLPEDHIVWVPCN, from the coding sequence aaattgtttatttataataactATGCAGATTGGATGGAAGACAAAAGCACAAATGTGAATGTAGGAAAAGGTGGTGTAAGTGTTCATACAAgtaaagaaaaacacaaaggAACCTCAGTGAATGTTGGAAAAGGAGGTGTAAATGTCCATGCAGGAAAAGGTACTAATGTCAATGttggtggtggaggaggaggagttTCAGTAAGTGCAGGTcataagagaaaagaaaaaccaGTAACTGTTACAGTTGGTTCATACTCTCCTTTTGCTTATAGATATGCTGCCACAGAAACCCAAATACATGATGATcacaaaacaacattattcTTCTTGGAAAACAATTTACATCCTGGAACAAGAATGCACTTGAACTTCATTAAAAGCTCAAATGAAGCCACATTCATCCCTCGACAAGTTGCGGATGcgacaccattttcatctgacaaattgaatgatatttttaatgaattttctgTTGAACCTGAGTCAGAAGAAGCTCATATCATGAAAAATACTATCAAGGAGTGTGAAGATGCAAGCATTGAAGGTGAGGAAAAGTATTGTGCAACTTCACTTGAATCAATGGTTGATTTTAGTACTTTGAAGCTTGGAAAAAGTGTTAAGGTTGTTTCTACTGTGGTAGAGAAAAAGAATATAGGATTGCAGAAGTACACAGTGAAATCAGGAGTGAAGAAGTTAGCTTCAGGGGACAAAATTGTTGTGTGTCACAAACAAAATTATCCATATgctatattttattgtcataaAACAGAGAACACTAGAGCTTATTTTGTTCCATTGGAGACTGATAATGGGATTAGAGTTAAAGCTGTAGTGGTATGTCACACAAATACATCAAAATGGAATCCTAAACATATTGCCTTTCAAGTGCTTAAAATTAAGCCAGGGACTATTCCAATATGCCACTTTCTTCCTGAGGATCACATTGTTTGGGTTCCATGTAATTAG